Proteins from a single region of Ziziphus jujuba cultivar Dongzao chromosome 1, ASM3175591v1:
- the LOC107403733 gene encoding F-box/LRR-repeat protein At2g42720, protein MDLISELPEQVLHHVLYFLAPRDVAKTSILSKAWRSIALSCPYVDLRTEHYFKSTEISFKQYVETTLQNCIAKNLGLQAFKLRIFYYKPEEWDNLIDRWINFVTKTSSRLEEFAIDLRKTKNAPYKLPDCVIFSFNTLIELSLSGFGLDNSRKYCNINLPHLQRLVLCDMDVDDTFVLNFIFSCPLLEKLVIKGCEMLTSLKVSSLQWIKMILIQYCGKLTKVESVIIYDKFSEQVLLILEELKDLNPYVTISLMSSGNWLRFLFSEQCWDNMYVASSSLNNDIIRVFCDEVFDKKTGKICRFNSFTKPCIRDYNLDGVEIERIDWIGERDKIPPLLKPHQKEFYNIISVNLKWQKNEICS, encoded by the exons ATGGATTTGATTTCTGAATTGCCTGAACAGGTTCTTCATCATGTACTTTATTTTCTTGCTCCCAGAGACGTAGCCAAAACAAGTATTTTGTCCAAGGCATGGAGAAGTATAGCGTTATCATGTCCCTATGTGGATTTGAGGACCGAACATTACTTTAAGTCAACAGAGATTAGTTTCAAACAATATGTGGAGACTACTTTACAAAACTGCATCGCCAAAAACCTGGGTTTGCAAGCATTCAAGCTGAGAATATTCTACTATAAACCAGAAGAATGGGATAATCTAATTGACCGGTGGATAAATTTTGTGACTAAGACTAGTAGTAGACTTGAGGAGTTTGCTATTGACCTTAGGAAGACTAAGAATGCACCTTACAAATTACCTGACTGTGTTATCTTTTCTTTCAACACATTAATCGAATTATCTTTATCTGGATTTGGACTTGACAACTCTAGAAAGTACTGCAATATAAATCTTCCTCATCTACAACGTTTGGTTCTGTGTGATATGGATGTGGATGATACATTTGTcctgaattttatatttagcTGTCCTTTGCTTGAGAAGTTGGTAATCAAGGGATGTGAGATGCTGACAAGTCTTAAGGTTTCAAGTCTTCAGTGGATCAAAATGATTCTTATTCAATACTGTGGAAAGCTTACAAAGGTTGAG AGTGTGATAATCTATGACAAATTTAGCGAACAAGTTCTCCTTATACTGGAGGAACTCAAAGATTTGAATCCCTATGTCACAATTTCATTAATGAGCTCTGGAAATTGGTTGCGCTTTCTGTTTTCGGAGCAATGCTGGGATAACATGTACGTGGCATCATCATCTCTCAATAATGACATTATAAGG GTATTTTGCGATGaagtatttgataaaaaaacagGAAAGATTTGCCGCTTCAATAGCTTTACTAAACCTTGCATTCGCGACTACAACTTGGATGGTGTTGAAATTGAGAGAATAGATTGGATAGGAGAGAGGGATAAAATTCCTCCATTGTTGAAGCCACATCAAAAAGAATTCTACAACATAATCAGCGTGAATTTGAAATGGCAGAAAAATGAGATATGTAGCTAA
- the LOC132802182 gene encoding small ribosomal subunit protein cS23y-like: protein MTSMAIHQFQAANWNASFKPSTSLPQAHFQNLKPIIHSSSSVFVKPRTSSIFTARSGSEFKLRHPSRKFQLSVSAAAESVVAEESPVDDVTSETPSENKEKLGVVVKPLKKPRLVLKFIWMV, encoded by the exons ATGACATCGATGGCAATTCATCAGTTTCAAGCTGCGAATTGGAATGCGTCTTTCAAGCCTTCAACATCGCTTCCCCAAGCTCACTTTCAAAATCTCAAGCCTATCATTCACTCCTCCTCTTCGGTATTTGTGAAGCCAAGGACATCTTCCATTTTCACTGCTCGCTCAGGCTCTGAGTTCAAACTCCGCCACCCCTCCAGAAAGTTCCAACTCTCTGTTTCAGCCGCCGCCGAATCTGTAGTGGCTGAAGAGTCCCCCGTCGATGATGTTACCTCCGAAACCCCTTCAGAAAATAAAGAG aAGCTTGGAGTGGTTGTGAAGCCATTAAAGAAACCAAGGCTTGTATTGAAATTCATTTGGATGGTTTAG
- the LOC132800503 gene encoding uncharacterized protein LOC132800503, translating into MDLKERRMTVYDSDKAGNRYKGQIYFQKLCIMLPYLLRSASFSEQRPDLVDSVDEFTCELAQNTLQQSNGGDCGIFTLKTIEFVHARLPLTFTQDDMEFFRKKYAYEAYNKELSI; encoded by the exons ATGGACTTGAAAGAGCGtcgtatgactgtatatgattcggataaggctggtaaccgatacaagggacaaatttatttccagaaattatgcataatgttaccatatttactgcggtctgcatccttttctgagcagcggccggatcttgtagactccgttgacgagtttacatgtgaattggcgcAAAATACCCttcagcaaagtaacgg tggtgactgtggcatatttacactcaagaccatcgaatttgtacatgctagattaccattgacattcacacaagatgacatggagttctttaggaagaagtatgcatatgaggcttacaacaaagaacttagcatatga
- the LOC132800385 gene encoding putative F-box/LRR-repeat protein At3g18150: MDLISELPEHILHHVLYFLAARDVAKASILSKTWRSIALSCPYVDLRTEHYFESTEISFKQYVETTLQNCITKNLGLRAIKLRIFYYEPEEWDDLINRWINFVARTSSRLEKFDIDLGRTKNAPYNLPEGIVFSFKTLIELSLCGFGLDSSSKYCHINLPLLQSLILCDMDVNDTFVLNFMFSCPLLEKLIIKECEKLTSVNVSSLQRIKMILIQYCGKLTRVEVRALSLQCFSFHGTKSMPCEIDLAGCHNLKFLSLHTLCKMASLAWVQNQISKLVGLEILILDCLNLESIKISNSKLKQLEIERCRNLGIMATEFDALSLHSVKFLYNKLPFYSINTSNLRKATFEFRLGDHNDTMWFYKLKELYEKTIHIGDLKVAIQSLKSKTWSVITFDELSERVLIILEELKELNPHVTISSMSSADWLLFLFSKQRWTNMYVASSSHNNDIMRVFYDEVFNKKTGEICRLNRLTERCSRYYNLDGVEIERIEWIEERDKIIPLLKPHQTAFYNVMSVKLKWQKKEEIKDHS, translated from the exons ATGGATTTGATTTCTGAATTGCCTGAACATATTCTTCATCATGTGCTTTATTTTCTTGCTGCCAGAGACGTTGCCAAAGCAAGTATTTTGTCCAAGACATGGAGAAGTATAGCGTTATCATGTCCCTATGTGGATTTGAGGACCGAACATTACTTTGAGTCAACAGAGATTAGTTTCAAACAATATGTGGAGACTACTTTACAAAACTGCATCACAAAAAACCTGGGTTTGCGGGCAATTAAGCTGAGAATATTCTACTATGAACCAGAAGAATGGGATGATCTAATCAACCGGTGGATCAATTTTGTCGCTAGGACTAGTAGTAGACTCGAAAAGTTTGATATTGACCTTGGGAGGACTAAGAATGCACCTTACAACTTACCTGAAGGTATTGTCTTTTCTTTCAAGACATTGATCGAATTATCTTTATGTGGATTTGGACTTGACAGCTCTAGCAAGTACTGCCATATAAATCTTCCTCTGCTACAAAGCTTGATTCTGTGTGATATGGATGTGAATGATACATTTGTCCTGAATTTTATGTTTAGCTGTCCTTTGCTTGAGAAGTTGATAATTAAGGAATGTGAGAAGCTGACAAGTGTTAACGTTTCAAGTCTTCAGAGGATCAAGATGATTCTTATTCAATACTGTGGAAAACTTACAAGGGTTGAGGTTAGAGCTCTAAGCCTCCAGTGTTTCTCCTTTCATGGAACTAAAtctatgccatgtgaaattgaCTTGGCAGGTTGCCATAACTTGAAATTCCTAAGTCTGCATACCTTATGCAAGATGGCAAGTCTTGCATGGGTTCAAAATCAAATATCTAAGCTTGTTGGCCTTGAAATTTTGATCTTAGATTGTCTTAATTTGGAATCTATAAAGATCTCAAATTCCAAACTAAAACAATTAGAAATTGAAAGGTGTAGGAATTTGGGAATTATGGCAACTGAGTTTGATGCTTTGAGTCTTCATTCAGTAAAATTTCTATACAATAAATTGCCTTTTTATTCCATAAACACTTCAAATTTAAGAAAAGCAACTTTTGAATTTCGTCTGGGAGATCACAACGACACTATGTGGTTTTATAAATTGAAAGAATTATATGAAAAGACTATTCACATTGGAGATCTTAAGGTCGCGATACAATCTCTAAAAAGTAAAACTTGG AGCGTGATAACCTTTGATGAATTGAGTGAACGAGTTCTCATTATACTGGAGGAACTCAAAGAGTTGAATCCCCATGTCACAATTTCATCAATGAGCTCTGCAGATTGGTTGCTCTTTCTATTTTCGAAGCAACGCTGGACAAACATGTATGTGGCATCGTCATCTCACAATAATGACATTATGAGG gTATTTTACGATGaggtatttaataaaaaaacaggAGAGATCTGCCGCTTAAATCGTTTAACCGAGCGTTGTAGTCGCTACTACAACTTGGATGGCGTTGAAATTGAGAGAATAGAGTGGATAGAAGAGAGGGATAAAATTATCCCATTGTTGAAGCCACATCAAACGGCGTTCTACAATGTTATGAGTGTGAAATTGAAATGgcagaaaaaggaagaaattaaaGATCATAGCTAG
- the LOC132799818 gene encoding ESCRT-related protein CHMP1B, with protein MGNTEKLMNQIMELKFTAKSLQRQARKCEKEEKAEKLKIKKAMEKGNIDGARIYAENAIRKRTEQMNYLRLSSRLDAVVARLDTQAKMTTINKSMGSIVKSLESSLNTGNLQKMSETMDQFEKQFVNMEVQAEFMESSMAGSTSLSTPEGEVNSLMQQVADDYGLEVSVGLPQPAAHAVPTKETEKVDEDDLSRRLAELKARG; from the coding sequence ATGGGGAACACCGAGAAATTGATGAACCAGATCATGGAATTGAAATTCACGGCAAAGTCGCTGCAACGTCAAGCCCGCAAGTGCGAGAAGGAAGAGAAAGCCGAGAAGTTGAAGATCAAGAAAGCCATGGAGAAAGGTAACATTGATGGTGCTCGAATCTACGCCGAGAACGCCATCCGCAAGAGAACCGAGCAGATGAACTACCTCCGTCTCTCTTCGCGCCTCGATGCAGTTGTGGCTCGGCTTGACACCCAGGCCAAGATGACCACCATTAACAAGTCCATGGGCTCCATTGTCAAATCCCTCGAGTCTTCTTTGAACACTGGAAACCTACAGAAGATGTCCGAGACCATGGACCAGTTCGAGAAGCAGTTCGTCAATATGGAGGTCCAGGCCGAATTTATGGAGAGCTCCATGGCCGGGTCCACCTCGTTGTCCACTCCCGAAGGCGAGGTCAACAGCCTCATGCAGCAAGTGGCCGACGATTATGGTCTCGAGGTGTCCGTGGGGCTTCCTCAGCCGGCAGCTCATGCCGTGCCCACCAAGGAGACCGAGAAGGTCGACGAGGACGACCTCTCCAGGCGCCTTGCTGAGCTTAAGGCTAGAgggtaa
- the LOC132803744 gene encoding jacalin-related lectin 19, which translates to MEVQAGKNRGSGKRMSIVVGPWGGNGGTSWDDGSYHGVREIKLVYDRCIDSIRVVYDKNGKPVTAERHGGSQTVEIKLQYPEEFITSVSGYYCPVVYGGSPVIRSLTFKSNRRIFGPFGVEEGTPFTFSVDGGVIVGFQGRGGWYVDSIGFRLSRVQTPKLFQRVQKGLQRLTSTASKHKDAANDNASSKPY; encoded by the exons ATG GAAGTTCAAGCCGGAAAGAATCGTGGAAGTGGGAAAAGGATGAGTATAGTAGTGGGACCATGGGGAGGAAATGGTGGGACCAGTTGGGATGATGGATCATACCATGGAGTTAGAGAAATTAAACTTGTTTATGATCGTTGCATCGATTCGATACGTGTGGTATACGATAAGAACGGTAAGCCTGTCACAGCAGAACGACATGGAGGCAGTCAAACGGTCGAG ATAAAGCTGCAATATCCGGAGGAATTTATAACAAGTGTGAGTGGATACTACTGTCCGGTGGTGTACGGAGGCAGCCCAGTGATCCGATCACTTACATTCAAAAGCAATAGGAGAATATTTGGTCCGTTTGGAGTTGAAGAAGGCACGCCTTTCACTTTTTCAGTAGATGGAGGTGTCATTGTTGGTTTCCAAGGAAGAGGTGGTTGGTACGTGGATTCGATTGGGTTTCGTTTATCCCGTGTCCAAACACCCAAACTCTTTCAAAGGGTTCAAAAGGGTCTTCAAAGGCTCACTAGCACTGCTTCCAAGCATAAAGATGCTGCAAAtgataatgcttcttcaaagccttattag